In Colletotrichum lupini chromosome 6, complete sequence, a single window of DNA contains:
- a CDS encoding fumarylacetoacetate hydrolase: MITPRWKRLVRFIAEDDWREYIGEPVDETVDVGAALAASLPVPVRVFTGISALDASAEPTSRILNVQKLLPPLTRKEIGMIRCIGLNYRKHAKEMDLELPEHPTLFFKPASCLNASNAPLLIPHQATDLQADYEAELAVIIGRDARNVSVEDAMDYVLGYTCSNDVTARKHQFAGAQWGFGKGFDGFAPMGPCIVSASGLPDPSVIELKTVLNGEVMQEGRGDDMIFPIAEIVAYLSQGTTLEAGTVIMTGTPHGIGVSRTPPVFLAPGDDLRIVMSHGLGSLVNKVEYEEKPPKEMNGSNGIKVVNGVNGVKEVKVNGLH; encoded by the exons ATGATAACTCCT AGATGGAAACGGCTTGTGCGATTCATCGCGGAAGATGATTGGAGGGAATACATCGGCGAACCAGTCGACGAGACTGTCGACG TTGGAGCTGCGCTGGCCGCATCCCTCCCTGTACCGGTGCGGGTTTTCACTGGAATCTCAGCCCTGGACGCCTCAGCAGAGCCAACATCAAGGATCCTCAACGTCCAGAAGCTTCTTCCGCCCCTGACACGCAAAGAAATCGGCATGATCCGCTGCATTGGTCTCAACTACCGCAAGCACGCCAAAGAGATGGACCTCGAACTTCCAGAACATCCAACTCTCTTCTTCAAACCCGCAAGCTGCCTCAACGCGTCAAACGCGCCACTCCTCATCCCTCATCAAGCAACAGACCTTCAAGCGGACTACGAAGCTGAGCTAGCTGTCATCATCGGCCGTGACGCGAGGAATGTCAGCGTGGAGGATGCCATGGACTACGTGCTCGGTTACACGTGCTCCAACGACGTCACGGCGCGAAAGCACCAATTCGCCGGCGCTCAATGGGGTTTCGGAAAGGGATTCGACGGCTTTGCTCCGATGGGTCCGTGTATCGTCAGCGCGAGCGGCCTCCCAGACCCTTCAGTCATTGAGCTGAAGACGGTCCTCAACGGCGAGGTGATGCAAGAGGGTAGAGGGGACGACATGATCTTTCCCATTGCCGAGATCGTGGCGTATTTGTCTCAAGGCACGACACTGGAGGCCGGGACTGTGATCATGACGGGGACTCCTCACGGGATCGGTGTGAGTAGAACTCCGCCTGTTTTCTTGGCTCCTGGGGATGACCTTCGCATCGTGATGAGCCACGGCCTAGGCAGTTTGGTTAATAAGGTGGAATACGAGGAGAAACCCCCGAAGGAAATGAATGGGTCAAATGGAATTAAAGTGGTGAACGGTGTGAATGGAGTGAAAGAAGTCAAGGTCAATGGACTCCATTAA